A window of Branchiostoma floridae strain S238N-H82 chromosome 9, Bfl_VNyyK, whole genome shotgun sequence genomic DNA:
CCGagtgacatacatttgtagggGTGATACAGATTATAGTGAatgtgaatgaagacctttattgtacaattttgcccaaccgggctaagtacaggtcacaacaaatcaggatatatacatacataaaagtgtcacaaatctagtctaacacaaaagttcggcttcttctcgcttcttggtaatagtgaaaatgtaggactgtatgggtttcgctattgtcggtttgtcaaaacgcatgagaaatataaacttgtcagtgctactcatgtgtctaaaatgagggaatctactttctatataactaaatagagtatttctatcattcgcatacatatcgcaatcaacagtgaagtgcacttcatcttctaccatgtttgaggtacaaaattggcagattctttgttctagaggagtgcggctgTGCCTTcccgattcaattcgcagtcggtggcaactgattcttagtttggcaatggtagttctatgccgaatgtttgtgattttcaaatactgctcttcattgtatgtggatttcagtagtctgtacgatcggagtttgtttttcgcacgtaaacctttattatcattatgaatgttggttagaaaattctggaaataaatatcattcagtcgttggtggattgcagaaattaggtgggatatgtttggatctgttgacttacgggcttgccaaacaaaagggtaaccacactcctccaaagttttgcgaacaccagatgcccaacatttggtacctgatgaatctagattaagctgacataagagagcgtctgcctgcagactctcagctggcacattctgttgaattctaatgaaatatttgatggcgtttagggaggcttccagttggataggatacctccctaattcagcgcgtacagcaaggttagatgcagttttcggaacattaagtgagtgtttacaaaatttcaagtgcactgtttcaataggacaagatataggacttttgaatgagctccaaatttcagatccatataacaaaataggtttaacacaagtgtcgaagagtttgtttttaactgataatggtgcgtctgctttgtctaatgattgtctaattccaaatagagctttcaatcccttgctgtataagtatttgctgttggctttgaatgtgccagctgaggatACAACAATACCTAGATAACAATAAGATGTTACTATTTCTAAATCATTATTATCAAACAAGAAACTACAATCTTTCGGTAAGCGGcctccctttgtaaatacaataacctttgtctttttcaggttaaccttcagcttccatgatttacaatattgttctaGTCTAAGTAGGGAGGACTGTAAGCCTTGTTGGGATTCTGAGAAGATAACCAAGTCATCggcatataaaagacatggcactttcatgttgtacagaataGGAGAATTGCTagaaaagttatcaaattcagatactatatcactaatgaacaaattaaacaatgttggactcagattacagccttgtcgaaccccgcagttagttacaaatgtttcgGTAAGACGATTGTTGGTTTTGATACAGTTATTAGTTTtggaatacatgtcttttatggTCGATAGGAAGTTTCCTCCTATTCCAAGATTATTTAATTTGAACAGGAGACCCTCTCGCCAAACAGAGTCGAaagctttgctaaaatcaacaaAGCATGCGTAAAGACGTGAATTTTGACTGAGATATTTGCTTACTAAAGTAGTTAATACGAAAAGATTATCAGACGTCCTATAGTTTTTtctaaaaccggcctgttgaGGTTTAAAAAGGCTGTTCTGTTCCGCATAGTTCACAAGACGAGTATTCAAAATGGACGAGAATAATTTCCCCAGACAACTCATAATGGAGATACCCCGATAGTTGTCTGGGACTGAGGTATCACCTGACTTGTGTATTGGTACTATATGACTAAGTGACCATTCTTTGGGAAAGTATCCGTTTTGCAAACATGAATTGAAGAGATGAAGCAGTGTTTTTTGTAGGATTGGTTTACCACACTTCAGCATTTCATTTGTAATCATATCACTACCACTAGATTTGCTGTTTTTTAGTTTGGAGATGGCTATATCCAGTTCCTTAGCTGATATCAGAGAGTCCAAAAAGGAATTCTCTGTAGGAGGGAGAGGGGAGGGAAAATGAGTTTGAACATTTGTTGAGTTATTAGTTGAAGTTTCTGAGTCACTGATGGAAGATTTGTCTATTCTATTAAAATGTCTTAACCACGCCTCATCCGTTATTTGAGAACTTGGCTCTTGTGTTTTCTCTGACTTCAGTTTCTTCAATAAGTTCCAAAAACGCGTTTGGGTTTTCTTCCCTCAAAGAGGACAGTTGGTTAACGATTTGTTGATGAAAGtctcgtttctttttttttaatagttttctatattcttttttccttttaaaaaacCTTCCTCTCACGTCTGAGTTCTGTGGATTTTTCTCGAGTAAAGATGCCAGATTTTTTAGCTCCCGTTTCATTTCACAACAGCTTTTGtcaaaccatttcttgttttttattttccttgGCCGTTTTCTATTAATCTTTAAACACAATGATTTGTAACCGACATCTCTTAATACTGAGCTGAGATCCGAGACGTagaatatacgcctggggtcaaaaatgaccccatacggtcggatgagggttaagtcTATCTATAATGTGTGGTTGGCTGAGGGATTGAAAAAACTTTTGTGCAGAGGTTTCATTCCAATGGAATCTTTTAGAGAGAGGTTTGCTGTTTCCACTTATCTGTTTCTCTTTGGCAGGGTGATTTGAGGATTTTGTACGTAAGACAACAGATAACATGCAGTGATCAGAGAATGTGGTTAGGGGGTTAACTcgaaaaaataaaatgtgttctaGAAGCGGTTGGTTGCATATTACATAATCAACAGTGCTGCTACCGTTTGGCTGATGACACGTGAATTTTCCTTGTAGATCACCGGCTATTCTGCCGttaagaattttaagatttccttGAATACATAAATCAGCCACAAATCTGCCAAACTTGTTGGGGGGAGCTTGATCCATGTGTTGTCTATCTAATGTAATGGTTGAGAAGTTATTCGGGTGATTATCACAGAAAGTGTCATCTTCAACGAAATCTTGTAAATTTCCTAGACGAGAATTTAGGTCACCGCCTAGTAGGATGAAACCCTGAGAACTGTATTTACATATCTCTTCCTCTAAAATTTCTATTACAtggttttctgtgtgtttgtgcgttgtGGATGCACTAGGACTGATATAaactgaacaaataaaaagatcTTTGTCTAATCCTAGTAATTTGCGATCTATCTGAACCCAAAGCAAATCTGTTGATTTTGATGgtaattttttaacaaaagctttgtattgttctttgaaaaagaaaatgatgcCCCCTGATGAGCGTTTTGCTCGTTTACTCTTCTTTCTATGCAGTTGAAAAGAACTGTAGTTTGgtatgttaatttttgttttttcagtacTCCACGTTTCCAGAAGCGAGATAAAgtcaaatttgtcaattttataCAAGAAATCTAAATCCTCTAATTTTGAACCCAGCCCGTGGACATTCCAGAAACAAAAGTTCATGTTGCCTCCAGAAAATGCTTTCATATCCAAGGATGAGTTAAATGAAatgggaaaaagaagaaaaaattgtgtCTTTACGGTCCGATCCACAATGTCTCACAGGACCTTACTAGCTTTAACATGAGAATTTGAGGTAAGCTTAGATAAATGTAAACTAAgtaaacaatcaatcaaaattgatcaacaacaactacaacaacaaaaaatacatatatgtatgtctaaatcattttgtatatttcttaaACTAAAAATGACTACCAACGTAACTAAATACTAGTATCACTGTGTATCTACAAATAGCTTAGCTTTGACTAATGCAGTAGTCTCGGATACAGTCTTTCTAATCGAAATGTACAGACTGTATGACTAAGTATAGAAGTCCTACCACACCGGGAACATCGGAGGCCACATCATGTTAGGATGCCAGGACCAGGGCGGTGGGTTCATCCGTGGAGGCTGGGACTGGCCGGGCGGGGTAAGGACAGGAGTGTTCACCGGGGAGAATCCCCACGGGCCGGCCGGTTGGTTGAAGATGGGCGGGCCCCAGGGTCCGGAGAGACGACTTGGGATGGGTGGCGGCTGACTCCAGTGCCCTATTGGGCTTCTGGACGAGTTCACTGGATGTCCCATCGGAGCTTTAGATGAACTTGGGGCCGCGGGTCCTTGGCGAGGGGGAGGGTTACTGTTCCATGGTGTACTGGAGAAGTGTTCGAGTCTCTCTGAAGTAGGACCAGCTGAAATGTTAGGTGGGTTATCGGCTGGTGGTCTCCTGTGCGCATTTGCATTATGTTCTCGCCCAGCATCTAGCGCATGGGTTGAAGTAGGTGATCGGTCTTGTCCTGATGTTGGGGCGGGCCCAATGTGTGATTGTTGTCCCCGATCCCGTGCTGGTTGTGTGTGTGGAGACGGGCGAGAATTGTTCCCGTGTTGAGTAGGAGGGGCACTAGTCTTATCAGTCGGTACTCCGATCACAGCGTCTCTGTATGTCCGGTACTGAGAGCTTGGCATTGTGTTCAATGCAGGCTGGTTCTTCCTGCCCGTGTACTGACCCAGGCCTAAGAGAGGGTTGGTTGTTCGCTTGATATTAGCAGCTAGAACGCGAATTCCATTCCTGTTGATATGGTAGCCGTCCGAAGCGAATAGAGCACTTTTAATCGCCCCTTCGTTGGCAAAGTTTGTGTTGTCAACGATATGGACGAAGCTCGTTTCATCCCCGACTACTTTCAGAAAGGAATTCACATCATCTCCGATACCGTGTAGGGTAGGGGCGTCTCTTGGTAGAATGGACGAAAGGACAAGACTGGTCTGTGGGTATTTGTCACGGGAGGTTTGAATGAACTTGCGGAAGCCTTCAGACACTTTCGATGCATCTCGGATGTCCCGAATGTCATTTGTACCGACATGAGCCAAAATAACCTTAGGATCAGGCAACCTGGAGTGTTGGATATATTCGGTAACAACAGCTACcgcaagaaaaaaatgcatccTATAGCTCCACTGAGTGCAGacaacatgccaaactacatacttATGCGGCAAACCAAACATAGAGATACAAATGTGAACACTTATCACATCCACCAATAACAATTCTATGTCAATGGAGGTTACCCTCctgtcacagagtaacaaagGTGACACCTACCTGAAGTACAGACCAGTTGTGTTCTGCCATTCCTCAGCTACTGCACAACAGATAGTGGTCTGGGCTCCCTCCTCCCAGCtctttccaatcataccaacAAATCCTTCCATGATCTTAACGGCCACCTTGGAAAGTTGTTCGCCAACTACTCCACGTATGAAGTCCTCTCGATGTCGGTTCAGTTCCGTGGTGATGTGACCCCAGAACCTGTACAGAAGAATTAATTTACTGTGAATGCAggaatgttcgtggtggttttaaggttGTGGTTTTCGTGAGGACACTTCAATGCGAACTCAaaacgcaaacatttttccaataCAGTATATTACttcagtgtatggtgctaccgcgaactgtaaaccaccgcaaaatcccctcgaacttaaatgcatttacagtacactctAATCTTGATCACAGTATCACACAGTTTTAACGCTGACAAGCTTTTCTTTTACAAATCTGCACCAAGCTGATATTATAATATTCAGAAAGATAGACAAAGACACAGGAGGCTAAACTCAAAACAAACTTcaatttgtcacatatgtagctgagaaagagagaaatgtcaatagatattgattatgcagatgatgatcccATATGcacaattaatgagaaaatgtgataATTCCATAGttgtaaatgatgggaattttatacatAGAACATAATAACGCTTAGTAAAGGTGCACGtcattagacataaatcatgctaattagtttgatatttgcatgattaatcaGGAAGCACTAAAATGGCCTTCTCTGCTACAATAAGACTGTCATAGTGATTCTTTGGACTTGTGTCTCTTGGATAGAGAGGATGATCAACCGAGACATATCATCGAATGGAAAAATTATTATAATACTTTCACTCGAAAAGATTCaaaccatttggcaaaggtatgaggaTATTAGAAAACTGCACATGCAAAAGGCCAAACCCCTGGAGGGCAGCAATCAGACCGAAACGTCTTGACGAAACGTCCAACCCCTggaagacagggaacaacggacgctaaaccggatactgaagtgaagtgaagtggtgaggtcgtggaactctagtttaccttCTAGCCTCCTGGCAAGTTCCCTGGAGAACAGTACATTAGCCAGCTTGCTTCTGCGGTAGGATTCCCTTGAACTATAGTCCTTTTCATAGTTGATGTCGTCAAAGTCGATGCCACTGGTAAAAGTATGTCCTAAGGAGGACACCGTGACCACCCTGCTGGGAGCAGACTTCTTCAGCAGGTCCAGGAGGAGGTTGGTGAGGAGGAAGTGGCCCAGGTGGTTCACTCCAAACTGCATCTCAAACCCGTCCTCTGTCTCCCATCTGGGGCAGGCCATCACACCTGCACATAGGGGCCATTAATattactgatgatgatgatgatgatataacaatgataataataataataactaaaGTTCTATatcttaacttaaggcttatctaactacaGTGTAATACAGTAATGTGCAGTATGGGCTAAAgttttttacaatcattggaggaactTCTAATCATTGGAGGAACGTCTAAACAATTTTTAATATATTTTCATACATCTGCCAAGCAGGGATtttcacatgtcattatgtatttaaCTTTGCACTTCAGGCCCATTGAGAtaaaatccttgtgtataaaatgacagccATATGTATAGAATTATGTATaacagaatatttgggacatacaataataaatgaaattcgtcttcaattagctctggacatATGTGCAGACTTATTAACAGTCAGATGAAAGACACTGTGCACAATGCagaaatgacattcacactggcCTTTATGATGTACAATTGTGTACATCTTAACCGGAAGCTGTTAAGGAAGATTTGTGTTATGTGTACAATCATGCACTTTGAATGACCATACCAATGAACTGTACCTGCATTGTTAATCAGGACATCCAATCTTGGCTTGGCATCATTGATCACTTTTACGAACTGTCTCACTGACGTCAGGGATGCCAGGTCAAGTTTGTGCACGACGACATTCTTGTTTCCCGTCTGACTGCGGATTTCTTTAGCAGCCTCCTCGGCTTTCTCCAGACTCCTGCAGGCGAGAATGACGCGGGCACCTGGAGAAGAGGTAGAGAATTGaatgaaaaatttttttttctatttgcttttggacagaggagggcaatgtggcactgcactatatgttatattaacagtgccacatacacagtacagacagaaggtaaaggtagcattttcttttatatcattacGTCCCTGACTGATCATGAAggaacccatttttacacctgggtgaagtgaggaaggtcgtgtaaagtgctcttcccaagagcacaacattggggcatGGTGGGTATCAAACTCGGGATCTTTAGATTCCGAGCCAAATGCTCGGATACACCACACACGATGCCACAATGAATAATTTCCATTGATACATTATTAAAACTTACCCAAGTTCTCTCCTCAGGTGTGCAAAGCTTTGTGTCTTTCATCTCAGATGCTTAGCATTAAAACATTGCAAACTGATTTTTTCAAGCTTACTTCTACACCTTAGAAGCAATTACACTTAAATCTAAACAAAGAGGTTAGAAGTTTACATCCCCTCTCATCTAACAGAGAAGttttaactgtcattcaacataAGACATCTGAAATTTTTGGTCGAACATCCGTCGACCTTCGTCTggagtggtgattcaattactctgagcacgtgacctaTGGACACGTGACACGTGTAAAGAATCGTAGATGCCTGGTAAGCTGTATCGGCCACGGTCTCTGTTAAGTGTTGGCTGGTGTGCTCTTATGTACCGCTTGCCATGCATCTACGATTCtttactcgagtcacgtgtccTTTAATAGGTCGCATGTACGTgttcagagtaattgaatcaccactcctgatTAAGGTTCGAGGTGAGCAATttcttgtgttgaatgacagttaaaaaCTTATAGCATATACTCCTTGTGATAGATAATGTTCTTCCTCTAGGTATTAAAGGTTTTTAGGTTAGCTAAATCACGTTACTCCTTGCTGTCCATCCTTACCTCTCTCTGCCATGTCCCTGGCTGTAGCCTTGCCGATGCCCGTGTTCGCTCCCGTGATGATGACCGTCTTGCCGTCCATCCTACCCTCACTCTCACACACCCCTCCAGCTGCCCACCTGCGTAGTGGTACATACAGCACAGCTGCAGGGGCAAAAAATAccatgttccgttatgctcctttgaagatttttaaaaaaaaaaggcccctgcagttctagagcaagccgTTAGGGGCCACAAgcctacaccacttcttcatcaattacatcacaagctatctgcccccaagatcatagcatgtccaggtcaaaagatacaaaaaattgaagttctgctgcagtacctagcTCACAcactaggggggccaaaatcaaccttgacctttgtcttcccacaGCAATCTACATATGAAATGTAAGAAccatccatccagaggttctaaagtttatgctgaccacaaatatccagacacACGGAAAcacaaaaactatacctccgtttttcatggaggtagcaAAAAACAGAACATTATTATTACAGTACAAGGATATGAATCAAGGTGGACACTTGTAATATTTTAACATCTTCTTGTCTTACTAAGGAAATCAATAACTGAACAAATCTATATGATTATGTGGCACTatttaataataatgataataataataataataattataataataggATCATCCTCAGCGTTATGGTTGACAGGCTCATTAAGTGTATGCGATTCACGAGATTATCCTGTCAATATTCTCATTGAcatgaatataacgttactgtcaAAGATTTACTGTGCAAAGATTCTCATTGGCAGGaatatcctgtcaatagtacaaAAGAAGCTTTTATTTGACAGGAATACTCGGTCGATAGCGTCTGACAATGATTTCGGTTGTTATGTGCAAAAATATACCAACGTTAGGGTAGAAGACGTCTTGATATGTCAAGTTTTGTCATAgttaaaagtct
This region includes:
- the LOC118422994 gene encoding retinol dehydrogenase 13-like, with the translated sequence MTRLSRIAAVVVLAAAVLYVPLRRWAAGGVCESEGRMDGKTVIITGANTGIGKATARDMAERGARVILACRSLEKAEEAAKEIRSQTGNKNVVVHKLDLASLTSVRQFVKVINDAKPRLDVLINNAGVMACPRWETEDGFEMQFGVNHLGHFLLTNLLLDLLKKSAPSRVVTVSSLGHTFTSGIDFDDINYEKDYSSRESYRRSKLANVLFSRELARRLEGKLEFHDLTTSLHFLHMFWGHITTELNRHREDFIRGVVGEQLSKVAVKIMEGFVGMIGKSWEEGAQTTICCAVAEEWQNTTGLYFSDCVPKETSAAGMDDEAAARLWDISERMVGLKS